The genomic interval AATCTTCGAAAACCCCGGGCTTCCTTAATTTGGCCAAAAACAGGCTCAACTGTTTGTTTTCGCAAGGCATATTTTGCCCGTCCTTTTTGGGTTCGCAACTTCCTTTTCATACGATCAGGTAATAACAAAT from Desulfallas thermosapovorans DSM 6562 carries:
- a CDS encoding transposase, whose protein sequence is LLLPDRMKRKLRTQKGRAKYALRKQTVEPVFGQIKEARGFRRFLLRGLDLVRGEWVLLCLTHNILKLFGNKKKLAW